The proteins below come from a single Micropterus dolomieu isolate WLL.071019.BEF.003 ecotype Adirondacks linkage group LG05, ASM2129224v1, whole genome shotgun sequence genomic window:
- the LOC123971653 gene encoding fibronectin type III domain-containing protein 7-like — translation MVSWTPGRGISYYNVTANAFDVVDKKACSTNGSSCNISSLRCGQSYRVSVSGQGQTCLSPAQDWLRINAAPCPPTQLMVNSSCESNNISVSWQASQGSVSYMAVAENTEGRQWSCNTSRTTCQISGLLCGQQYKVYAVGFDENCIGAKSDMKMIRTAPCVPQNIQNNLDCLSGVLNVTWQSTGYFSQFRTSVVSSKGNISICTTDKLYCVVPNMQCGLTYNVTVVAQDKDCNSSSSPINQVVTAPCPLTTFLPIVNCTTGVVSVTWNNSVAGVVHTVSAVDIAGRLHSCSGTNSGCSLSTLTCGTKYNVTITPSRNGCVGRNSPTKMITTGKDQ, via the exons ATGGTGTCTTGGACGCCTGGACGTGGCATCAGCTACTACAACGTCACGGCCAATGCCTTTGATGTCGTAGACAAGAAGGCCTGCTCCACCAATGGCTCCTCCTGCAACATCAGCTCTCTGCGCTGCGGGCAGAGCTACAGGGTGAGCGTCAGTGGACAGGGACAGACCTGCCTCAGTCCTGCCCAGGACTGGCTGAGAATCAATGCAG CTCCCTGCCCTCCAACCCAGCTGATGGTCAACTCTTCCTGTGAATCAAACAATATCTCGGTGTCGTGGCAGGCCTCGCAGGGCTCAGTCTCCTACATGGCTGTGGCTGAGAATACAGAGGGTCGCCAGTGGTCCTGCAACACCAGCAGGACCACCTGCCAGATATCTGGTCTGCTTTGTGGACAGCAGTACAAGGTCTACGCTGTTGGTTTTGATGAAAATTGCATTGGAGCCAAGAGTGACATGAAAATGATTCGTACAG CTCCGTGCGTGCCACAGAACATACAGAACAACCTCGACTGTCTGTCTGGTGTCCTCAATGTTACCTGGCAGTCGACAGGTTACTTTTCCCAGTTCCGCACCTCTGTGGTGAGCAGCAAAGGAAACATCAGCATCTGCACGACAGATAAGCTTTACTGCGTAGTACCCAACATGCAATGCGGTCTGACCTACAACGTTACAGTGGTGGCCCAAGATAAGGACTGCAACAGCTCCTCTAGCCCCATAAACCAGGTTGTTACAG CTCCATGTCCTCTCACAACGTTCCTTCCCATTGTCAACTGTACCACCGGCGTTGTATCTGTAACCTGGAACAACAGCGTGGCGGGGGTCGTGCACACAGTGTCGGCGGTTGACATCGCAGGTCGGCTACACAGCTGCAGCGGGACGAACAGCGGCTGCAGTCTTAGCACACTGACATGCGGGACAAAGTACAACGTCACCATCACACCGTCCAGGAACGGATGTGTGGGCAGAAACAGCCCCACAAAAATGATCACGACAGGCAAGGATCAATAA